The segment GCGGAAATGTAAGTTTGTGCGGCTTGATTTAGCTCAAATCGTAAAATTTAGAGTTTTTTAATGGTGGGCGGCACCGCCCGGGGCGCGACTGATTAGCCGCTGAATGCCCCGGAACGGCGCAGGCGGTTCAGTTCGGTGCGCACGGCGTTGGTGCGCTTGCTGCTTCCGAGCTTGGACAGCTCCGCAGCACCGATCTGGCCGCTGGTGGTCAGCTTGAGGCGGCGCATGAGTTTGCGACGGATCGTGACCTGTTTGCCCTGAAAGACTGCATTGGCGGGTTCTTCCCATGAGCAGACCAAATGGTTGTGGTCTTTGCGTAATTCAATGGTCATGTGGACTCCTCCTTGTTTTTCTTCCTGCCCGTGGTGGTTCTGGATATTTCCTGAAGGCCACCGCAGGGGATGCCCATTGACAGCAAGCCCCGTGCCAGAAATTTTTTTGGTTCACGATTTGATGTGATGCTTGAATATGAAGCGGTCATGGGGATCTCCTGGGTATGGTATAATAGTAGGAATTAACTTGCTATTCCTGAATGCTCGAGTTGTGCATTCCTGTGATCCAGGCGTTGATTTCACTGTCGCACTGGGTGAAGGCTTCAACGACTCGAGGGTCGTATCGCTGTCCGGAATACCGGACTATGTCTGCTGCAGCGGCCTCGAAATCCATAGCGGGCTTGTATGTCCGAGGTTGCAGCATCGCGGAGAGGCTGTCCGCTACTGCAATAATGCGTGCTCCGTCAGGAATATTGCGACCGCGAAGCCCGTGAGGGTAGCCTGTACCATCATAGCTCTCGTGGTGATGCAGAATGATGTCGGCTATTCCTCCGGGGTGCCCCAGGGCTTTGACCGGACGCACGATTTGCGCCCCGATCTCCGGGTGGCGTTTGATGATTCCCCATTCCCGAGTTGTCAGTGTACCTGGTTTGCGCAGGATATCGTCCGGGATGCCTATCTTGCCAATATCGTGCAGGTGGCCTGCGATATGAATGGTTTCGGCCTTGCGTGGGCTATAGCCCATGCGCAGAGCAAGAATCTGGCTGATAACGGCAACTTCCTCGGAATGTTCACAGGTGCAGGGGTCCTTGGCATCCACAGCCATTCCCAGCGATTCGGCCAGTTGATGAAGACTGATGGAGAGCGTGGTGCATTCGATGTCTGACGACTGGGGGCATTGCAGAAAGGGCTTGGTATTGGGCAGTGGTGTGAGCATGCATGGGTCCTTTTTGTGTCCGGTTCGCCGGACTGGTGGATGTGGCAAAACAGTGTCTATTGAAAATGATTTTCAAAGTCAATACCAGCCTCGATTAAAGTTGGGAGAGTACTCGGGAGAGGCTAGAGGAGAACTGGAATGTGCTGTTAATATGTTAGTACAATGGTCAAGTATAATTCACTCTTTTTCTTTGACGCAGGAGGTGGAGATGGTAGGTTTTACTCAAAAGGACTGTGCGACGGTTTCTCAATGGAGGAACGATGGAAAAACAATTGCTGGTCACCGTGAGTGAAGAAGGCTGTGCTCTGAAAGGGATTCATTTCATTCATGATTTTTTTGAGCATCAGGGTGCTTTGGGGTTGACCTTGTTCTATACGGCGCCCAAGCCAAGGGCCGTCTGGGTAGAGGAGGAATTCTTCGAAGCCATGGATGAATATGATCGCACAATCCGCCAAGGCAAGCAGGTGGGGCGTGAATCATTGAGTGCTGCTCGGAAGTTGTTGGCGGAATATGAATTTCCAGAGGGGCAGGTGAATACCAAGCTGCATCTGCGAGAGGTCTCCACGGCCAAGGATATTTTGAGTGAGGGCGAAAGAGGGGGGTACGACGCCATTGTTTTGGGGCAACGGGGGGCTCGTCGGTTTCAGGAAATGATGGATGAAAGCGTCACCGAGCAGGTGGTGGAAAGGCAGTTGGGTGCTCCCTTGTGGATTTGTCGCGAGCCTGAGCAGGGGCGGCGCAATGTTCTGCTCTGTCTTGACGGGTCCGATGCGGCATTCAGGGTTGCCGAACATGTAGGGTGCATATTGGCCAATGAGCCTCGGCATAATGTCTGCTTGATGCATGTGGCGGAGAGTGGCTTGTTTGCCGCTGATTCAACGCCATCAATCTATGCACGGGCCAGAAAGGCTTTGCAGGAGAATGGAGTGGATGAAGCCCGGATCAGCGAAGTCCCGGCTGTGTCGGGCGCCGTTTCTGCAGCAATCATCGCCGAGGCCCGTTCCGGGAATTACGCCGTGGTGGCCACGGGCAGCATGGAGCGCAAGCGGAGCAGGTTGCGCCGGGCGATATTTGGTTCGGTGGTGCGTGATCTCATGAAGCTGCTGACCGGGGCTGTGCTCTGGGTGAGTGCCTAGATTGAAGCCAAGGTCATGGACAAACCGGGTTCCGAGCCTCATACTTCCTTGGCTGCATGACAACTGCCAAGGAGAATCGCCAGATGGCATCTGTGTATTTTATTGGGGCCGGACCCGGAGATCCTGAACTGATTACGGTCAAAGGGCGCAGGCTTATTTGTGAAGCTGATCTTGTGTTGTATGCGGGGTCATTGGTTCCATCAGAGGTGGTTGCCTGCGCACGGGAAGATGCCCGGGTGGAAGATTCATCGTCCCTGACGCTGGACCAGACGCATGCCCTGTTGGCCGAGGCCGTGGAAAGGGGCGGGATGGTGGCGCGTGTGCATACCGGTGATCCCTCTCTGTATGGGGCCGTGCAGGAGCAGGCGAGACTTCTGGATCGGGATGGCATCTCTTGGGAGATTGTCCCAGGTGTCACGGCGGCCTTTGCTGCTGCGGCGATGGCTGGCGAATCGTTTACGGTGCCGGAACGCGTTCAGTCTCTGGTGGTGACGCGGGCCCCGGGGCGAACCGCCGTCCCTGATGGCGAAGAACTGGCAGCGTTTGCGGCACATGGGTGTTCCATGGCCATTTATCTGTCGACATCCCTGGCTCAGTCTGTTCAGGCCCAGTTGCTTGAGGGTGGTCTGACGGGTGACACACCCGTGGTGGTTGTGCACCGCGCCGGCTGGCCGGACGGTGAAGTGTTGAGGACCACGCTGGAGAAATTGTCTCAGGACGTCGAGTACAAGCAATGGACCCGCCAGGCGGTATTTCTTGTGCTCCCGGGGAAGGCTGAAAAAGCTCCGGTTTCGCGACTGTATGACCCCTCCTTTGCCCATGGCTGGCGCGACTCCAGCGACTGATTGTTCTTCTGGGAACTGGGTAATTCTACGTTCCTTTTGTCGAGTCTGAATTTTCGGACAAAATCCTTTGCAATTTGTCTTTGGGACCTTACTCTGGTGGTGCGGAACCCGCACCCTGCGGGAATTCTGTGCCCAAGAGGCACTGGAACGTTTTTTGTACAATGGGCGAACACAGGCCGGCGCGTCGGAAGCGGGGCCATTGGAGTAAACAATGATATCGTCCACGATGGGTCCAATGAAAAGATTGCTGCTTGCGTGTCTGGCTGTAACCGTGTTGCTGGTGTCCTCTGCATGGGCCTCCGGTGGAGCTGAGGCCCCTGAGACGAGTGGAGTTTCGTCGTCCCAGCTTCGGGCGAATATCCTGATTCTGAACTCGTACCATTATGGGTACCCCTGGTCCGACGAGATCGTCCGCGGTCTGCGTGAGGGGTTTAGCCCCTTCCCGGGAATCGAACTCCAGGTCGAATATATGGATTTCAAGCGATACGAATTGGCTCATCTCGCTCCTCTGTTGGTTGATCTGTATGCTCGCAAGTTCAGTGACAAGAAGTTCGACCTGATCGTGGTCTCCGATAACAACGCCTTTTCTTTTATCCGTCAGTATGGCGAATTGCTGTTCCCGGGGCTTCCCGTGATCTTCTGCGGCGTGAATGATTTCGATCCAGCCCTCATCGAAGGTCGAAATATCACGGGCATTGTGGAGAACTATGACGTTGGAGATACTCTGGAGTTGGCTCTCAATCAGCATCCAGGGAAGAAGAGGCTGGTGGTCATTGGGGACAGATCCAATACCGGTACGGCCATCATGAACCAGGTCAAGCAGGCCGAATCCCAGTTCGCCAACAGGTTGAGCTTCGAATACTGGACCAAGTACGATCTCGACGAGATCATGTCTCGCGCAGCCCAGGCCGACGACGATACGTTCTTCTATTTTATTCCCTTTTACACCGAGATCAATGGTCGCTTCTACTCGGCCCAGCAGCTTCTGGATTTAGTCTACCAAAGCACGGTAGCTCCTATCTATTCCAGTTGGGAGTTTCTTCTGGGGCACGGCATCGTCGGTGGAAAGTTGTTGTCGGGCGAGGAACACGGGCGGCAGACCGCTGCGCTGTCCATGCGAATTATTACCGGTGAGTCTGCGGCTGACATTCCTGTCATCACCAAGGCCACGACACTGTATCGTTTTGACTACGACGTGTTGGTCTCGCAAGGCATTCCCGTGGGCCTGTTGCCCGAGGGCAGCACGCTGATCAACGAGCCCAAAGCGTTTTATGAGTTGGATAAGCAGGTTTTTTGGACCATCATGGTCAGTTTTATGCTGTTGTTGGTGACCACGGTGTTTCTGTATTTCAATATCATTCGTCGACGGGCCGTGGAACTGCGCATGCAGGACCAGTTGTCCTTCCAGGAAATCCTGATGGACACCATCCCGCATTTGGTGTGCTGGAAAGACAGGCAGTTGAATTATCTGGGGGCCAACCGGTATTTCATGGAATTTTTCGGAGTGGCCGACCCGGCCCGGAAGACCACAATCGGGCACATTGTGTCCCCCTTGCATCGTGAATTTATCGACTGGACCAACCGTTTGGACCGGAGGGTTGTGCTCTCGGAGAAGCCCCTGACCGGACTCAAACGGGGCGTGCCCAATGCCGCTGGTGAGCAACGGCAACTGGAGATCAAGAAGGTTCCCCTTCGTGACAAAAGCGGAGGAGTGGTGGGAACACTGACCACTGCCGAGGATGTGACCCGTGCCGCCAATCTGGAAAAGCAGTTGCTGCAGTCCCAGAAGATGGAGGCCATCGGTACTCTGGCTGGTGGAATTGCACATGATTTCAATAATATTCTGACCTCGATCATCAATTCCACCGAGCTGGCATTGATGGATGTGGATGGTCAGACCCCAGCTGGGCAGGATCTGGAGCGGTCACTGAAAGCTGCTCAGCGGGGAAGCGGTTTGGTCAAGCAGATTCTGACCTTCTCTCGACCTTCGAAAGAGGGTTTTGCCCCCATCAAGATTCAGGGAGTCGTGAGCGAAGCTGTTGCTCTGCTCCGGGCCTCACTGCCCCGAAATATCCAAGTGGAAACTCACGTGACCGAGGATTTGCCGCTTTGTGTGGCAGATCCCAATCAGATCAACCAGATTCTGATGAATCTGTGTACCAATGCCTTTCAGGCCATGCGCGAAACCGGTGGCCATCTGTCCGTGTCACTGGGTGAAGTGGGGGTCTGGGGAGATGATGCTGAGATTCGAAATATCGAGCCCGGGCGTTACGTCAAATTGACGGTTGCAGACTCCGGCCCGGGGATATCCCCGGAGGTTGTGGACAAGATTTTTGATCCGTTCTTCACCACCAAGGGCAAAGCCGAGGGTACGGGGCTTGGTTTGGCCGTGGTCTTGGGGATTGTTCGTGGGCATCGAGGGTCCATCGAAGTGGAAAGCTCCCCTGGGCATACGGCCTTTACGGCACTGTTCCCGGAAGCTCTGGGAGACGAGGTGCAGCCAGTGACTCCCATTCTGCCGGAGTTTATACCCGGAGCAGGTCATCTGCTGTTTGTGGAAGACGACGAGGATCAATATGAGACCATCCCCAGGGTCTTGGAAACATTGGGCTATTCAGTGACCCCAGCTCGCAATGCTGCCGAGGCTTTGGAAATCGTAGCGGGCGATCCCGATGGTTTTGATCTGGTGATTACTGATTTTGATATGCCGGGCCTGAATGGCCTGGAGTTGGCCCGAAGGCTTGCGTATGATCTGCCCGGTGTGCCGGTGGTCATGATCACCGGGCGTGAGCGGGCTGTGGACCATGCCAGTGCGTTGGATAACGTGAGCCGGATCGTACTCAAACCTTACGATCGAAATACCATCGCCCAGGCGATACGGGAGGTCTTGACGAATCATGAATCAAGAGACTGAGACCTTCGGCAGAATCCTTGTCATCGATGATGACCTGGAAGTGCGGGGCACCATGCAGAGCCTGCTGTCCCGGATGTTGTTGGAATGCGAAACCGCAGGAACCCTCGCCGACGGCCTGGATGCCCTTGCAGCCAGCGAGTTCGACTTGGTGTTTCTGGATGTGCGTTTGCCTGACGGCAATGGCCTGAATGCCTTGGGTCAGATCAAGGGAATGCCCGGTTCGCCCGAGGTTATCATCCTGACGGGGCAGGGTGATCCCGACGGTGCGGAGTTGGCCATCCAAGGTGGTGTCTGGGACTATCTGGTCAAGCCCTCACCCATCAAGCAGACCATGCTGAGTGTCCAGCGGGCGCTGAAGTATCATATGGAAAAGAAGGGCGCCACGCCCGTTGCTCTGGACCTGGACAACATGGTTGGCCATGGGCCGGAGATGAAACAGGTCTTCGACTTTATCGCCCAGGCCGCACGAAGCCATGCCGGAGTGTTGATCACCGGTGAAACAGGGACAGGCAAGGAACTGACCGCGCAGACCATTCACGAGAACAGCTTCCGTTCGGGGAACCGGTTTGTGGTGGTGGATTGCGCTTCGCTGACGGAAACCTTGCTGGAATCAACCTTGTTTGGTCATCGCAGAGGCGCCTTTACCGGTGCGGACAAGGACCGGACCGGGTTGGTCAAGCTGGCCGACGGCGGGACGTTGTTTCTGGATGAGGTGGGTGAAATGCCCATGAGCACTCAGAAGTCGTTCTTGAGAGTGTTGCAGGAAAAGCGTTTTCGACCAGTAGGAGAAACTCGCGAGGAAAAGAGCGACTTCCGGATTGTTTCGGCCACCAATAAAAATTTGGATCAGATGGTTGAGTCGGGGCATTTTCGCGGGGATCTGCTGTTCCGGCTGAAGACCATGAGCATGGAGCTACCGCCCCTGCGCTGTCGTCTGGCGGACATCAAGTTGTTGGCCATGCACCACGTGAGTCGTCTGTGTGAGCAGTATGATGCGCCGGTCAAGGGTTTTGGTTCCGACTTCTTTGAGGTGCTGTCCAGCTATGACTGGCCTGGCAACGTGCGTGAACTTTTCAATGTTCTGGAGCGAGCCTTTGTTGCTGCCGGTGAAGAGCGCACTTTGTATGCCATGCATCTGCCCAGAGACGTGCGCATCAAGGTGGCCAAGGCTTCTCTGGGAGGCGGAATGGACCGGCCCTGCAAGGACGTCTCGTCTCAGGCGGCATCCGGGATGGAACCAAGGCCTTCGCAATCACAATCTGCGGATACTGTAGCCGTTCCCCCCGTACAGACTCATTGGCAGACGAACCCTGTGCAGGCTCCTGCCCTTGAAGGCGTGGACTCGTTGTTTGCCCAGTCCACGCCAAGCCTGAAGGAATTCAAGTCCCAGATGGAGAAGCGTTATCTGGAACAGCTCATTGCCATGCACGACGGTGACGTGAAGGCTATCCTTGCGGCGTCAGGCTTGTCGCGATCACATTTTTACGCGTTGCTCAAAAAGAACGATGTTCAGATGAAAGCCGACTAGAATAACCAAAGGAAACGGATCGGTCTGCTTTGCCGGACTGTATTTGTCTGTGCTTGCTGATGGTTTTGCCCCTTCTTGAGGTGACTCTGGTCAGGTGATGTGTCATTTCAGCGGGCATATTATGCCACTCACCGAATATTCACTTGCGAATGACATGGTTCTCCGTCAAAAAAAGTGTAGATTGCAAGAGTGTCTGGTTTATCGGACCTTGGGGTCTTGAAAGTCGTCAAGAGTCGGCCTAGATTGGTTGCGCGCTCAATCGGGTGGCTTGAAATGCCGTGATATCACATGAATGGCACGGAATTTGTTCTAGGGGATCATCGTTTTATGCCTGGCCGGTTCTTTCGGGCTGTGGCTTTAAGGAAGAGAAGATCCGTACATTTTCAAATAAAGGAGAGGTAACCCAATGCCTAAGAAAATGAAAACTATGGACGGGAATACAGCTGCTGCACACATCGCTTATGCGTTGTCTGATTCCTCAGCTATCTATCCCATCACGCCTTCCACGCCTATGGGCGAACTGTCTGACGACTGGGCTGCCGCTGGCCTGAAGAACATTTTCGGTCAGACCGTCGACGTCAAACAGATGCAGTCCGAGGCCGGAGCTGCCGGTGCCATGCACGGCATGCTGGCGGCCGGTGCCCTGACCAGCACCTTCACCGCCTCCCAGGGCCTGCTGCTGATGATCCCCAACATGTATAAGATGTCCGGCGAACTGCTGCCCGGCGTCTTCCATGTCACTGCCCGAGCCATTGCAGCCCATGCGCTGTCAATCTTCGGCGATCATCAGGACGTCATGGCCTGCCGCCAGACCGGCTTCTCCATGCTGGCTTCCGGTTCCGTTCAGGAAGCCATGGATATGGCTCTTGTGGCGCATTTGTCCGCCATCGAGTCCAGCGTGCCTTTCCTGCACTTCTTTGACGGCTTCCGGACCTCCCATGAGATTCAGAAGGTCGAGGTCATCGACTACGAAGACATCAAGAAGATCGTGAACTGGGAAGCCATCGAGGATTTCCGTGCCCGCGCTGCCAACCCCGAGCATCCCGAGATTCGTGGTACTGCCCAGAACCCCGATATTTACTACCAGGGGCGTGAGGCCGCCAACTCCTTCTACGACGCCGTGCCCGGCATCGTGGCCGAGTCCATGAAGAAGGTCGCTTCCATCACCGGCCGCAAGTACAAGCTCTTTGATTACGTTGGTGATCCCGAGGCCGACCGTGTTGTCGTGTCCATGGGTTCCTCCAACGAGTGTCTGGAAGAGGTTGTCAACTACCTGAACAGCCAGGGTGAGCGCGTTGGTCTGATCAAGGTTCGCCTGTTCCGTCCGTTCGTGACCGACTCCTTCCTGGAGGCTCTGCCCGCCACCGCGAGCACCGTCACTGTCCTGGACCGCACCAAGGAGCCTGGCGCCATCGGTGACCCCATGTACATGGACATCTGCACCGCCTTCATGGAGAAGAGTCACGCCCCCACCGTCGTGGCCGGTCGTTACGGTCTCGGATCCAAGGAGTTCACTCCTGCCATGGCGCGTGCCGTGTTCGACAATATGAAGTCTGCCCAGCCCAAGACCAAGTTCAACGTGGGCATCATCGACGATGTGACCAACACTTCACTGGAAGTCGAGGCCGCCCTGGATACCACCCCCGAAGGCACCGTGCAGTGCAAGTTCTGGGGCCTGGGTGCCGACGGTACCGTTGGCGCCAACAAGAGCGCCATCAAGATCATCGGTGACAACACCGACATGTACGCCCAGGGTTACTTCGCCTACGACTCCAAGAAGTCCGGCGGTATCACCGTGTCGCACCTGCGCTTTGGTGACAGCCCCATCCAGTCCACCTACCTGGTCAACGCCGCTGATTACGTGGCCTGCCACAATCCGGCCTACGTGCATCAGTACGACCTGCTGGATGGTATCAAGGACGGCGGCACCTTCGTGCTGAACAGTCCCTTGAGCGCCGAGGAAATGGAAAAAGAGCTGCCTGCCGCGCTGCGCCGCACCATTGCCGAGAAGAACCTGAAGTTCTACACCATTGACGCTGTGAAGATTGCAGCCGAAGTGGGTCTTGGTGGCCGCATCAACATGGTCATGCAGACCGCCTTCTTCAAGCTGGCCAACGTGATTCCCTTCGACAAGGCCGTTGAGCTCTTGAAGGGTGCCATTCACAAAGCCTACGGCAAGAAGGGCGACAAGATCGTCAATATGAACTACGCCGCCGTGGACAAAGCCACCGAAGCCATCGTTGAGATCAAGGTGCCTGCTTCCTGGGCCGAGGCCGTGGCCGGTGACGCCGACTCCGCGTCCGAGCCCCGGTTCATCGCCGATGTGGTTCGTCCCATCCTGGGCCAGAAGGGTGATGACCTGCCGGTCTCCGCCTTTGAGCCTGATGGACTGTTCCCGGTCGCAACCGCCCAGTACGAGAAGCGCGGCGTGGCCATCAACGTGCCCGAGTGGATTGCTGACAACTGCATTCAGTGCAACCAGTGCTCCTTTGTCTGCCCGCACGCTGCCATCCGTCCCTATGTGGCCACTGACGAAGAACTCAAGGGTGCTCCGGCTGCCTTCGAGACCATTGATATCAAGGGCTCCAAGGAGCTCAAGGACATGAAGTACCGCATGCAGGTCTACGCTCAGGATTGTCTGGGTTGTGGCAACTGTGCGGACATCTGCCCGGCCAAGGAAAAGGCGCTGGTCATGAAGCCCATCGCTTCGCAGTTGGAGGCCGAGGTCCCCAATCTGGCCTTTGCCCAGGCGAGCATCACCGAGAAGTCCGGCCTGCTGGGCAAGCGCGATAACGTCAAGAACTCCCAGCTGTTCCAGCCCCTGATGGAATTCTCCGGTGCCTGCGCCGGTTGTGGCGAGACCCCCTATGTGAAGGTTCTGACCCAGTTGTTCGGTGAGCGTATGGTCATCGCCAATGCCACGGGTTGCTCCTCCATCTGGGGTGCTTCCGCTCCCACCACTCCCTACACCGTGAACCGCGAAGGCTTTGGCCCGACCTGGGGGAACTCCCTGTTCGAGGATGCTGCCGAGTTCGGTTACGGCATGGCCATGGGTGTGCAGCAACGTCGAGCCAAGTTGACCGACCTGGTGACCACCGCCCTTGAGGGTGAACTCCCGGCCGAGCTCAAGGAGGCCATGACTGGCTGGTTGGAGAACAAGGACAACGCTGAAGAGTCCAAGACCTTCGGCGACCAGATGCGTGACCTGATCTGTGTCGCAGCGCCCTCCGAGCTGCTGGAAGAGATCCTGTCCATGGATGACCTGTTCACCAAGAAGTCCAGCTGGATCTTCGGTGGTGACGGTTGGGCCTACGACATCGGTTACGGCGGTCTGGACCACGTTCTGGCTTCCGGCGAGGACATCAACGTGTTCGTCATGGACACCGAGGTGTACTCCAACACCGGCGGACAGTCCTCCAAGGCCACGCCGGTCGGTTCCATTGCCAAGTTTGCCGCTTCCGGCAAGAAGACCGGCAAGAAGGACCTGGGCCGTATGGCAATGACCTACGGATACGTGTACGTGGCTTCCGTTGCTATGGGCGCTAACAAACAGCAGTTCATGAAGGCCATCACCGAGGCCGAGGCCTACCCCGGTCCGTCCCTGGTCATCGCTTACGCCCCCTGTATCAACCAGGGCATCCGCAAGGGTATGGGCAAGACCCAGCTCGAGCAGGATCTGGCAGTGAAGTCCGGTTACTGGCCGCTGTATCGCTACAATCCTGAGTTGGCTGACCAGGGTAAGAACCCCTTCCAGCTCGATTACAAGAAGGACCCCGATGGTTCTCTGCAGGAGTTCCTGTCCGGTGAAAACCGATACGGTCTGCTGGAGCGTACCTTCCCCGAGGAGTCCAAGAAGCTGCGTGCCCAGATCGAGGCCGATTACCTCGTGCGGCATGAGCTGTTGAAGAATATGGCCGACGCTGCTCCCATTACCGTGGCGGCATCCGGTGCCACCGGTAGCGCATCCGCCGAAGACGGTGGCAAGTGCGAAGTCTCTGACACTGCTGAGCATGCCCACAAGAGCGGCGAAGCCTGTGACGACGGACGGTCCGGCAAATAACGAATAAACTGACACGTAGTGTTTCGAGTTATTAATCAACTCACCTCCATACACTACTTCTTACGCAGACGGGGCGACGCCAATAGGCGCCGCCCCGTTCTGTTTTTCGAGTCACTGGTTTTTCGAGTCTTTTTTTTCGGACAAGGTGTGACCAATCTGTCACCCAGACCGTGCTTGTTTTCACTCGCGAATGAGGTATGATGAAGGTTCTAGGATTTCGACCTCGTTTTGAACATCTTCAGATTGGTCGTTGAAGAGTGTTCGGATTCTCTCCTGGCAGGTGTCTCGCCGATCAAGAATGCTCTTTGTCCTGTTTTTCAGTCCGGTTTATCAGACCATTGGAACACCAAAAATAACCACTCAGGGGGTGTGGTCTTGTAACTTGCTGAAATGATAGTAGTAAAAAGGGGCTGAGCGATTTGGCACGCTCCTTGTTTTAGAAGGGTTGCTTTTCGTTCAACCCTAACCGATTTTTTAAAGGAGCCTGTCTATGTCTATCGGTGTTCTGGCGCTCGTCGCCGCTGTTCCCATCCTTATCGCTCTGGTGCTCATGGTCGGCATGCGCTGGCCCGCCACCAAAGCCATGCCTCTGGCCTGGTTGGCCGCAGCTCTGGGCGCCATCGGCGTTTGGGGCCTGCCCGTCGGTTACGTGACCGCATTGACCCTGCAGGGATTTGTGACCGCCATCGGCATCCTGATCATCGTCTTCGGCGCCATCCTGATTCTGCGCACGCTGCAGCACTCGGGCGGCATGGAGACCATCCAGTATGGCATGCAGAACATCACCGCTGACCGTCGCATCCAGGCGATCATCATCGGTTACATGTTCGCCGCTTTCATCGAAGGCGCTGCCGGTTTCGGTACTCCTGCCGCACTGGCCGCACCGCTGCTGCTGTCCCTGGGCTTCCCCCCGCTGGCCGCCGCAGTTATCTGCCTTGTGTTCAACTCTTTCCCCGTGACCTTCGGCGCAGTCGGTACCCCCGTTGTGCTGGGTCTGAAGTTCCTGGCTCCCTCCGTGAACGACGCTGTCGCTTCCGGCGCCGCAGTGAACTTTGCCAACATGGGCGACTTCAACATGGTCGTCGGCCAGTGGGCCACCCTGATGCACCTCGGCATGATCTTCATCCTGCCGGTCTTCATGCTTGGCTTCATCACTCGTTTCTTCGGTCCCAAGCGCAGCTGGGCTGATGGGTTCGCTGCCTGGAAGTTCTGTATCTTCGCCGCAGTGTCCTTCACCGTTCCCTATCTGTTCTTTGCTTGGAATGTTGGCCCCGAGTTCCCGTCCCTGATCGGTGGACTGATTGGTCTTGGTGTCATCGTGGCCGGTGCTAAGGCCGGTTTCTGCATGCCCAAGGAATCTTTTGATTTCGGCCCCTCCGACAAGTGGGAGCCTGAGTGGACCGGTTCCGTCAAGTCTGATGGCACCACCGAGTTCAAGGCTCACATGAGCCAGTTCAAGGCCTGGTTGCCTTACATTCTGATCGGCCTGATTCTGGTCGTGACCCGTATCCCAGAGCTCGGCCTGAAGGGTATGCTCGCTGGCGTGGCCATCAAGTTCAGCCACATCCTGGGCTTTGAGTCTGTCAACGCCAAGATCGCTTATCTGTACCTGCCCGGTACCATTCCGTTCATGCTGGTGGCCGTCCTGACCATCTTCATTCACGGCATGCCCGGCGACAAGGTTAAGATGGCCTGGGGCCAGGCTATCGCCAC is part of the Desulfovibrio ferrophilus genome and harbors:
- a CDS encoding universal stress protein — encoded protein: MEKQLLVTVSEEGCALKGIHFIHDFFEHQGALGLTLFYTAPKPRAVWVEEEFFEAMDEYDRTIRQGKQVGRESLSAARKLLAEYEFPEGQVNTKLHLREVSTAKDILSEGERGGYDAIVLGQRGARRFQEMMDESVTEQVVERQLGAPLWICREPEQGRRNVLLCLDGSDAAFRVAEHVGCILANEPRHNVCLMHVAESGLFAADSTPSIYARARKALQENGVDEARISEVPAVSGAVSAAIIAEARSGNYAVVATGSMERKRSRLRRAIFGSVVRDLMKLLTGAVLWVSA
- a CDS encoding HD-GYP domain-containing protein, giving the protein MLTPLPNTKPFLQCPQSSDIECTTLSISLHQLAESLGMAVDAKDPCTCEHSEEVAVISQILALRMGYSPRKAETIHIAGHLHDIGKIGIPDDILRKPGTLTTREWGIIKRHPEIGAQIVRPVKALGHPGGIADIILHHHESYDGTGYPHGLRGRNIPDGARIIAVADSLSAMLQPRTYKPAMDFEAAAADIVRYSGQRYDPRVVEAFTQCDSEINAWITGMHNSSIQE
- a CDS encoding sigma-54-dependent transcriptional regulator, yielding MNQETETFGRILVIDDDLEVRGTMQSLLSRMLLECETAGTLADGLDALAASEFDLVFLDVRLPDGNGLNALGQIKGMPGSPEVIILTGQGDPDGAELAIQGGVWDYLVKPSPIKQTMLSVQRALKYHMEKKGATPVALDLDNMVGHGPEMKQVFDFIAQAARSHAGVLITGETGTGKELTAQTIHENSFRSGNRFVVVDCASLTETLLESTLFGHRRGAFTGADKDRTGLVKLADGGTLFLDEVGEMPMSTQKSFLRVLQEKRFRPVGETREEKSDFRIVSATNKNLDQMVESGHFRGDLLFRLKTMSMELPPLRCRLADIKLLAMHHVSRLCEQYDAPVKGFGSDFFEVLSSYDWPGNVRELFNVLERAFVAAGEERTLYAMHLPRDVRIKVAKASLGGGMDRPCKDVSSQAASGMEPRPSQSQSADTVAVPPVQTHWQTNPVQAPALEGVDSLFAQSTPSLKEFKSQMEKRYLEQLIAMHDGDVKAILAASGLSRSHFYALLKKNDVQMKAD
- the cobM gene encoding precorrin-4 C(11)-methyltransferase yields the protein MASVYFIGAGPGDPELITVKGRRLICEADLVLYAGSLVPSEVVACAREDARVEDSSSLTLDQTHALLAEAVERGGMVARVHTGDPSLYGAVQEQARLLDRDGISWEIVPGVTAAFAAAAMAGESFTVPERVQSLVVTRAPGRTAVPDGEELAAFAAHGCSMAIYLSTSLAQSVQAQLLEGGLTGDTPVVVVHRAGWPDGEVLRTTLEKLSQDVEYKQWTRQAVFLVLPGKAEKAPVSRLYDPSFAHGWRDSSD
- a CDS encoding ATP-binding protein; the encoded protein is MKRLLLACLAVTVLLVSSAWASGGAEAPETSGVSSSQLRANILILNSYHYGYPWSDEIVRGLREGFSPFPGIELQVEYMDFKRYELAHLAPLLVDLYARKFSDKKFDLIVVSDNNAFSFIRQYGELLFPGLPVIFCGVNDFDPALIEGRNITGIVENYDVGDTLELALNQHPGKKRLVVIGDRSNTGTAIMNQVKQAESQFANRLSFEYWTKYDLDEIMSRAAQADDDTFFYFIPFYTEINGRFYSAQQLLDLVYQSTVAPIYSSWEFLLGHGIVGGKLLSGEEHGRQTAALSMRIITGESAADIPVITKATTLYRFDYDVLVSQGIPVGLLPEGSTLINEPKAFYELDKQVFWTIMVSFMLLLVTTVFLYFNIIRRRAVELRMQDQLSFQEILMDTIPHLVCWKDRQLNYLGANRYFMEFFGVADPARKTTIGHIVSPLHREFIDWTNRLDRRVVLSEKPLTGLKRGVPNAAGEQRQLEIKKVPLRDKSGGVVGTLTTAEDVTRAANLEKQLLQSQKMEAIGTLAGGIAHDFNNILTSIINSTELALMDVDGQTPAGQDLERSLKAAQRGSGLVKQILTFSRPSKEGFAPIKIQGVVSEAVALLRASLPRNIQVETHVTEDLPLCVADPNQINQILMNLCTNAFQAMRETGGHLSVSLGEVGVWGDDAEIRNIEPGRYVKLTVADSGPGISPEVVDKIFDPFFTTKGKAEGTGLGLAVVLGIVRGHRGSIEVESSPGHTAFTALFPEALGDEVQPVTPILPEFIPGAGHLLFVEDDEDQYETIPRVLETLGYSVTPARNAAEALEIVAGDPDGFDLVITDFDMPGLNGLELARRLAYDLPGVPVVMITGRERAVDHASALDNVSRIVLKPYDRNTIAQAIREVLTNHESRD